The DNA region TTCTCATTCTTTTAATTAGCAGTTGGAATATACCCTTTATGCTTAGTTAAAATCTGCAGAACCGTCTGCTGCTGTTTCTTTCTTTGCTCAGTTTGTCATCCTGTTATGGTGGAAATAATTGTCGCACATTCATTAAACACAGTGCTCCTGTTAATTTGctttttcctttagcttctgttGCCTGTATGACTTGCTGGTTCAAGGCAGTTGCACTATTTGATGGCAAACTTACTCTATTTATACAACTTTAGAAGTCGAGAATTCGCCAATTTTCTCTTCCTTATATTACTGCTGTTTTAGTTGTTCTATTCCTACTTAAAGGTCCTCTAATGTTACTAAGATGCTCATTGTTCTTTTGTAAAATACAGCAGAAGCGTCTAGGCAGAGTATCCGGTTTGGAAGACCAGCTTGTTCAACTCCAAGAGGAGGTGAAGGCGGCAAAGGAACTACTCAGTTCATCAGAGTCATTGAAGAAAAAGTCTGAACAAGAGGCTGACGAATTCAAGAAGCAGATTGCAGCCATGTCAGAGAAGCTTGAGGAGTCTGAGAAGCAGCTGCTTGAGCGCTCAGATTCTGAGGAAGCTCGACTCCTGGAGCTACGCAAGATCTCAAAAGATCGGGATCGAGCATGGGAATCTGAACTTGAGGCTGTGCAAAAGCAGCATGAATTGGACTCTACCGCTCTGGCTTCTGCCATGAATGAAATCCAGAAGCTTAAACTGCAGCTTGATAGAGTAGCTGATTCTGAAGCTACTCAAGCTCGCCATGCTGAATCAGCTCATGCTGAGACCCAAAGCTTAAGGGTAAAACTCAACGAAACCGTTTCATTACTTGAGCAATTACAAAACCAGTTAAACAAAAGCAAGGAATCTGAAACTAGTGTACTTGAAGAAGTGAGTAAAGCTCAGTTGGAGCTAGAAGTCGCAAAGCTGACTGGCGACACTCTACGCTCGGAAGGTTTGAAGGCAATGGAGGCTTGCAAATCCTTGTCATTGGAGTTGGAACAGTCAAAGGTTAAAGTGGCTGCATTGGAGGAACTTGTCAGCAATCTCCAGTATGATCAAGGCAGCAAAAGCATGAACCTGGTAGATCCTTCAGAAAGTGGAATTAATGTGGAAGCTGATGAACTCAAAACTGAACTCAGTAATCTTAAAGATGAAGTAAATGAACTAAGAGCTGCATTGGAGGATTCCGAGAGAAGGTATCAGGAGGAATGCATCCAGAGCACCTTGCAGATAACAAGCACTTATGAGATAGTGGAGTGCACAAAGTCTGAATCGATTCAAAGAGATACTGAATGGAATTCAAAGTTAAATGCTGCAAAAGCAGATATGGAAAAGTTAAAGGAGACACTGATGAACAAAGAAGCTGAACTACAAAAGATTTCAGATGAAAATAAGGGCCTAAATATACAAGTTGAAGAAATACAGGCAGCTGACGGAGAAACTGAATTACAAGctgaattgaagaaatcagaGTCAATCTTGGCAGATTTAAGGGCAAGTTTATTTGATAAAGAGACGGAGGTGCAGAGTACTACTGAGGAGAATGAGATGCTGAAGTCAGAAATCAAGAAGAGAGAAATGGAGAGTAGCAAAGTGACTGATGAGGTTCTTGCCTTAGCAGAAGCCGCGAGAACTTCTGAAAGAGAGACCCTAATGAAGTTGGGGTATTTGACTGAGGAAGCCGATAAAAGTAGCAGACAAGCAGCACGGGTCATTGAGGAATTGGATGCAGCACAGGCGGCTAACTCTGAGATGGAAGCTGAGTTGAGGAGGTTAAAAGTACAATCAGATCAGTGGAGAAAAGCTGCTGAAGCAGCTGCAGCTATGCTATCAACTAGCAATAATGGGAAATATGTCGAGAGAACAGGCTCTTTAGACTATCACACTATTGGTGGAAAGCTGCGTTCTCCGTTGTCTGAAGATATGGATAATGATTACTCACCCAAGAAGAAGAATGGCAATATGTTGAAGAAGATTGGTAGTTTATTAAAAAAAAGCCACAAATAGATGCATATCGATATCGTGCAGGTTGCTTCCAAATGAACATTGTTCTATTTCTCTAATCATCATTGtctagttttttcttttctagttTTTGTTAATATGTTTACTATTTTCCCTTCACAGGTATTTTTGCTGAGCTTCAGCCTCCTAAAAAAATCTCTTAGCTGATTTTAGTAAAGCTATTCCAAAATTCATGAGGTCTTTGTGATCTCACCTGCCAATACTGATATGCTTCCTTAGGAGATAGTAGTAAGCAATGTAACTTTATTTGCAATTTTCAGTTTATTTTGCTGTTGGAGCTTTCATATGTAGACTGCTGTATGTTCCAACATGTTTTGATAAGTGTAATGAACCCGGGCAGTTGATtaatcttacaacttgctgtttcGGCTACTTTAGATTTTTATGTCAAAGAAGGCAATCTGGATGAATTTTCACTGTAGATTGGAGGTAGTGTGTGCTTCATATCAGAGACGGAGTCAAGTTTTGAAATTTATGGGTTGGAGATTCTAGTTCTTTTAAGttattaggttctaaaataataatttgtacatattccaTGAATTTCACAAGACAAATACATAGTCTGTACAAAAGCTATTGGGTTCGTCTGAACCCGTAAAAAGAGGGCTAGCTCCGCCCGTGCTTCACATAAGCACTTGTGTTTTGAATAAGTACTCATATATTAAAGAGCTTTAATAATTGTAGAAAAATTTATAGGTGTGGtcctttattattttttaaataagtaTTTGGAGTAACTTCATATTTCTGGAAAAGTGAGTTATTTTAACAAAGACAAATACGCTAAAGGCTTTCACAATACCAAAAAATTTCAATCACAAGAGCTAGAATCGTTGCTGCTCATTGTCCTGAGACGAACCCAGAACAATGAACAACAAGAACTGAACAATGATCGACCGAAAACTATCCATGTAAGCCAAATAACGAGGAGCATGAGCATCAACAAGTCCTCACCTCAAAAGCtaacttttggggttgagttaggcccgAAGTCCATTTATCACGGTATCAGAGCCAGGCTCATCCCAATTATAGGCCCATCCCAATTATTGTTACCGATGTTGGGCCCCCATTTATGTTGTCCACGCTATAGTTTGCAGGTCTGGGCGTGAGGGGATGTTgagttgtcccacatcggtgggattTGAGGTTtttggtctccttatatggtttTGGGTAATTCTCATCACATAAGGTAGCTTTTGGGGTTGATTTAGGCCCGAAGCACAACACAAGGATGCCGTCATTGTCTTCAATATCGCAGGTTCGTCATCTTATGCTCATCGAGTTTCAGATTTTAATGGTGATCGTGACGTCAATGCTTGATCCCGACGATTCGATGATTTGGAGCTAATAAACAACTAGCCTAATTGCTAATTGGTTAAAATGCAATTTGAAACAACCGAGAAAATTTTATGGATGGTCATTCAATCTTGTGTTCGTAATTGCAAAAAATTCATCCTCGAGATGTTGCAAAAAATTAACCTTTATCAGCGAAAAACATAAGACAAATGAGAACGGAACTTCTGTGGTTGCAAATGAGCAAGGGGCTGCTGATCCATTTGTTAGAGAGGATCAACAAGTTTCGGATAAAAATTATTAATGTTTTTGaaccttttttttcttctgaatACTGTTAATGATCGCCTATGTTATTTTTTATGATCGCCTATGATATActtcctccgttttaatttatgtgaactcaatTGACTGTGCACGGAGTTTAAGataagagagaagacttttgaatttgtggtgtaaaacgaggcacatatattttgtgtgactataaatcattgcataaaggtaaattgttttcaaataggGAAAGTGGTCATTTTTTTGGCACGGGCTAAAAaagaaatagattcacataaattgaaacggagtgaTTATTTGACGAATGCCAAGATGAAATTGAAAATCGCCTTTTCTATACTTACCAATTTCTTATGAAAAATGTAGCAGGTATAACTGATGTGTTCAAGCATACTCTTTGAGGTCAATGGATATGTACTGAAAAGAAAGCTATTTCAAGATACTGTTTGACCATGGATAACTCTTTATCTTACGCAATAATTTGTTGTTGTCGAGGAAAAACTAATGCATCCAGTTTCTGCACAACATGCTCAATAGAATTATCTTGTGAAATATAACCATGGAGCCAAGGGTCTCTTGCAAATAATTTCTCCACCTGCACAAGGTACGGGTAAGGTCTACATACGCACTAGACCCCACATGTGGGAATatgctgagtatgttgttgttgtaaatatAACAATGGAAAGCCTTCTGTCTGTATGTTGCTACTGATTAATGACCCCTATCCCTCTTATTTTATGTGTATTAGTTTCAGTTTAGAAATCATTCAGCTCTTCTTCAAATTAAAAGTGGGAAGGGGAGAGGGAAGGGCGAGGAGTTGTAATAGTTGTAAGCATTTAGTTCAGAACTTCAACCAATGTGACTGAACAGCAGCCGGTTTTCTGTGCCTCAAACTGTGGCTCTTCTTGTAATATGTCTAGTTTTAGGCgctttaaatttctaatttcctTGTGTAAAATTTTCTTCACATTTCCTTTGTTGACTCAACGCTCTAATGCTATAGACAAAAGGCTCTTCCCTTCTCACTTTTCAGTTAAACACATCTTTATACATACAGCCAGggttgtgcataatttggtaatcGTACCGAAactgaaaattttggtatttggtattggatattttggtattcggtatggtatttgatttaaattttaaaaaaaattggtattaggtatggtatttggtattttaaaatgaaataccgaaataccgataccgtaccgaaatatatattgtattacacaatacacatattattaattataatataaatagaaaaaatctaaaattttacttttctttattctccaagtttatcaattaactctaagcaaatAACAAGACATTTATATTGATCAAATTTATTCCTTTATGTATAGTTTTCTCTCTCTGGGTTGATATTTGCTGGTTTTGGACaaacttttgtcaacaaacatttttagttttgtatttttgagtactttaattaagaatattacagtctatgactctatgcactaATTAaaattcaaaccgaataaaccgaagttaccgaaccgaataaaccgaaaccgaaaggagaaaaatcgaaccataccgaatttaattaggtacggtattggtatagcattttaagaaaccgaataccgaaaataccgaaccgaaatgtctaaataccgtaccgtaccgaccgacgaaTACCCCTACATACAGCACTGTCATTAGTTCTTAAGTATAGGTCCAAGATAATCCTTTGTTCCATATCTTGGGgcttattacagcaatacagcaAGTGAATTAAGATTTTCAGTTGTACTAACACCGCAATTTATGCAGCGTAGGATACTTAGATTCTCCGGGGAGGTCAATAAGTCGATATACTACTTCATGGTGATATCTTAAAAAAAACATCCAATGATTTTGAGTTCTATGTAGCAACAAAATGttaaacaacaacaaactcatGCTTTAGGGATAAACCAAAAAAATGTTATTCAACAGTTACTTCAAACATACATGCACTTTGCCAGCTAGTTTAACATAACTCTCTTAGAGAGTTTCATACTTACAAGTTACAAACGCAACAGTTTTGTTAACTGCAGCATTTCAGGTCCAGGCATCAATCTCTGGAGCTACTACTATAGGACTTCTTACTGTGTGATGGCCATTCTCTTCCTCCCAAGCGATTGAACCAGATTGTGCTTGATCTTCCGCAATGCCCTTGTAACGTATGGTCAGAGTGTAGTCCTGCTTCTGATATTTCTTCTCAAACACCAAGGTCTGCGGATAGATAGATATTGTAGAGTTTTTCGGTGCTTTCACTTTTGCTTTATACGTAGCTGCATTAACTCCAACATTTGTGACTGTCCTCTTGAATTTCTGCTCCAACCAAGTGTAGTTCCCATACGGGCTAAAGAGAGCAATAAATGAAGGGTAATTGATATAATTGGATGGATTTGAGCAGTTGTGCTTAGCTGATGATCTAGTAATTGTTTTGAATTGTTCAACTGTCAAATTCATGGAGCAGAGAAGATTCACATAGTCTTGTGGATTGGCATCATATATAAGGCCTGGATCAACTGCACGGTTTGGATCAACAAGTCCGGCTCCCATGGCTAATGATGTAGCATCCTTGTTATCATCCGCTGTTTTGATGGGTTTTTCAGTATTATCCAAAGGGTTGGCAGTGGTCATCATGGCAGATCGAATAGCCGAAGGACTCCATTCAGGATGTACTCCTTTTAGCATCGCAGCAATTCCAGCAACGTGAGGAGTAGCCATGGAAGTGCCTGATACAAGACGGTAATCACTATACAAATCTGTATTAACACCAACAGTTGCAGCTGAAACGCTCGATGGTCAGGCTGCTAAAATTAACACTCCTGGTGCCATAATATCTGGCTTTGCAACTCGCATATAGCTTCTAGAGGGGCCTCTCAAGGAAAATGCAGAAACGACTGGAGCAGGCTTTACATCAATATGTGTCTCCTGGAAACTGATGCTGGCTTTAGGTTTAACACTTTTGGTTGCATAAACTGTTACTTGTTTCCATTCCTTGCTGCTAATTACAACTCCAGGATTCGGAAAATAATTCAATGTTAATACATCCAGATCTTCATAAACATAGATTGCGGCTCCAAATCCTGACTCTGAGATGGCCTCCATTTGATCAGGGACTGATATCTTCTTGTGCAGCTATAACAAATCATGATACTACGTCCAGCATTAGGGACTTGAGATAATAAGTCAGATGAATCACAAGTAGATAAACTTCCATTGTTAACCAAAGCCAAATCCTTGATGCTGGTTCTCACCGGAAACAAGTTAAATCCAGTAATCTTTAAGCCATTCCCAAGAGTTAAAGTCCCCGAAAATGATCGGTCAGTATTGCATGATGCCACAGTAAAGATCCAAGGGACTCCATTGGTTAAACTTCCCATTTCAGGACCATCATTTCCAGCTGAAGCAGTGACAAAGACACCCTTCATCATGGCACCAAAAGAAGATATTGCAATAGAATCTTTATACAATGGACTATTATCCCACCCATAAGAAATGGTCAGTATGTCTACACCATCTGCAACAGCTTGGTCCATAGCAGCAACTAAATCCGAAGTGAAGGTTCCTTCGTCAAAGCTAAACTTATACACAGCTATCCTAGCTCGTGGGGCAATACCTCTTGCTGTTCCAGGAGCATATCCAAAATATGAAGCTCCTTTAGCAAAACTACCAGCAGCAATAGAAGCAACATGAGTGCCATGACCATCAGTGTCTCTGGCAGAATTCATTGAAATATTCACACTAGGATCATTAGCCAAAATCCCCTTGTTAAAATAATTAGCTCCAATGAGTTTCCTGTTgcacaataaggaattgaactcTGTTCCTGGCTTGCATATTCCCTTCCACTTTTTGGGAATTTCAGACAATCCATCATCCCTGAAACTGGCAGATTCTGGCCAGATACCAGAGTCAAGCACACCAATGATAACATCTTGACCAAAACCAGAAGCTGGCCATAGACCAGaagcaggattgagcttaagaaaCTCAGAGGTATGTGTAGTGTGAGCTTCAACAGTCCTGTCTTTATAAGCTGAAAGAAAGCCTGGTGATTTCTTGAGAGCTACAAGTTCATCTTTAGACAAAACAGCACTGAATCCATGAATGACATTATCATAAGAATATACAATCTTTGGAACTGGATGTTGATCATTTGGAGTAGTGGGAACCTCAATCTTGATGGTATCAATAATGGAGGAATGCCAGTTTTGGTGACTAGCAAAGATTTTAGGCATAAAAGACTTGTCCAAATGGACAATGTAAGTAGACCTCTCTGCTGATGTTCCTAAAAACAAAGACAGACTAAAAAGAAACCAAGAAAATGGGAGAAGAGTTACTAATGTATCCATTGTTCTATATTTCTACTTGTGTTTTCCTTCTATAAACAGAGCCTCCTTTAAATACACATGTTAAGAAACAACCATGTTTGGCTGGTTTTGTAAAAGTAGATAATGCAATTTGATTATTTGAGAAATTGGTAAGCATGTACTTCTTGCTATAATGCATGTACCAGACACATGGTTGTAAACGCTAAACACATTTTGTATTTGGCGATTATTATTAGAGATACTTAGCAATCAAGGAGCACTGAGGATTTCTAGCAAGTGGCACGTTACACCCAAGTTACCATCGAGAAAATGACCCTACCATAGTGATTGATTGGTAAATATTCCATACTGAAATGATTTTGCAGTCAATCAATCATTTTGGGATGGTCATACTTTTCTAATATATGCATGCCAACTCAGTCATTCCACCCCTCCCGGCTCCCCCACCTCTAGGGGTGGAGCTAGAGGGGCTCCGAACCCGTATAGTCTAAAAATAATATACACTATATATACAAAGTCACAATTCTCcctgtatatatatttatagt from Nicotiana tabacum cultivar K326 chromosome 24, ASM71507v2, whole genome shotgun sequence includes:
- the LOC107775856 gene encoding interactor of constitutive active ROPs 2, chloroplastic-like isoform X1; the protein is MQTPKARTVSVEVPQRTSPATPKTARKLRASGPDVDSVSSPIPASRTPKDKSPKVVGRRSPRSPAVEQKRLGRVSGLEDQLVQLQEEVKAAKELLSSSESLKKKSEQEADEFKKQIAAMSEKLEESEKQLLERSDSEEARLLELRKISKDRDRAWESELEAVQKQHELDSTALASAMNEIQKLKLQLDRVADSEATQARHAESAHAETQSLRVKLNETVSLLEQLQNQLNKSKESETSVLEEVSKAQLELEVAKLTGDTLRSEGLKAMEACKSLSLELEQSKVKVAALEELVSNLQYDQGSKSMNLVDPSESGINVEADELKTELSNLKDEVNELRAALEDSERRYQEECIQSTLQITSTYEIVECTKSESIQRDTEWNSKLNAAKADMEKLKETLMNKEAELQKISDENKGLNIQVEEIQAADGETELQAELKKSESILADLRASLFDKETEVQSTTEENEMLKSEIKKREMESSKVTDEVLALAEAARTSERETLMKLGYLTEEADKSSRQAARVIEELDAAQAANSEMEAELRRLKVQSDQWRKAAEAAAAMLSTSNNGKYVERTGSLDYHTIGGKLRSPLSEDMDNDYSPKKKNGNMLKKIGSLLKKSHK
- the LOC107775856 gene encoding interactor of constitutive active ROPs 2, chloroplastic-like isoform X2, which gives rise to MQTPKARTVSVEVPQRTSPATPKTARKLRASGPDVDSVSSPIPASRTPKDKSPKVVGRRSPRSPAVEKRLGRVSGLEDQLVQLQEEVKAAKELLSSSESLKKKSEQEADEFKKQIAAMSEKLEESEKQLLERSDSEEARLLELRKISKDRDRAWESELEAVQKQHELDSTALASAMNEIQKLKLQLDRVADSEATQARHAESAHAETQSLRVKLNETVSLLEQLQNQLNKSKESETSVLEEVSKAQLELEVAKLTGDTLRSEGLKAMEACKSLSLELEQSKVKVAALEELVSNLQYDQGSKSMNLVDPSESGINVEADELKTELSNLKDEVNELRAALEDSERRYQEECIQSTLQITSTYEIVECTKSESIQRDTEWNSKLNAAKADMEKLKETLMNKEAELQKISDENKGLNIQVEEIQAADGETELQAELKKSESILADLRASLFDKETEVQSTTEENEMLKSEIKKREMESSKVTDEVLALAEAARTSERETLMKLGYLTEEADKSSRQAARVIEELDAAQAANSEMEAELRRLKVQSDQWRKAAEAAAAMLSTSNNGKYVERTGSLDYHTIGGKLRSPLSEDMDNDYSPKKKNGNMLKKIGSLLKKSHK